A genome region from Oncorhynchus gorbuscha isolate QuinsamMale2020 ecotype Even-year linkage group LG26, OgorEven_v1.0, whole genome shotgun sequence includes the following:
- the LOC124016127 gene encoding telethonin-like — protein sequence MQMCTVVEKRAGAVVGAELACSVHEENQAQRESYKADWNSVNMKTRAMDRQTMNMNDDSRRETYTRQWEARSLAQACPSGVYRVGTVERGVREHQLLPKRNTLPLPIFTPAQLGIRLGRGAPHTQEDLRPFPISDGVCPGKRAVVEITQDLPPAKPLRMEFAKAPKALGRSVSQEAQRG from the exons ATGCAGATGTGTACCGTTGTTGAGAAGCGTGCTGGGGCCGTGGTGGGGGCTGAGCTGGCCTGCAGCGTACACGAAgagaaccaggctcagagggagAGCTACAAAGCCGACTGGAACAGTGTTAACATGAAGACCCGGGCCATGGACAG GCAGACAATGAACATGAACGATGACTCTCGTAGGGAGACCTACACTCGTCAGTGGGAGGCTCGCTCTCTGGCCCAGGCCTGTCCCTCGGGGGTGTACAGAGTGGGCACCGTGGAGAGGGGTGTGAGAGAGCACCAGCTTCTGCCCAAGAGGAACACCCTGCCACTGCCCATATTCACCCCTGCACAGCTGGGCATCCGGCTGGGTCGCGGAGCACCACACACCCAGGAGGACCTCCGTCCCTTCCCCATCTCCGACGGTGTCTGCCCTGGCAAGAGGGCCGTGGTTGAGATCACACAGGACCTGCCTCCCGCCAAGCCACTCAGGATGGAGTTCGCCAAGGCGCCCAAAGCACTGGGCCGCTCCGTGTCACAGGAGGCCCAGAGagggtga
- the LOC124015746 gene encoding melanoregulin-like codes for MGAAFKRFCARFCCCCCFSDDESEEEKEPLISPDTLEYFDREAKKRREQEQNLWSEPGDPSHSERDDDRILYNLIQNRNQTRRGSLAHRRLSVDIEGMRDLRREVRDKWKMILENLGFMAEAESLLTVSASASYDRMKNASASRTLLHTLHSETSIFNTREAPPERYLFILDRLIYLDAAEDFLAKARRFYPKRDTDDEDEDNPLAVNLPLLLARVNRTMNREGSDDEDKRLDEEDGSGREEDNF; via the exons aTGGGGGCTGCCTTCAAGAGGTTCTGTGCTCggttctgttgctgctgctgctttaGCGATGATGAaagtgaggaggagaaggagcctTTAATCAG TCCTGACACTTTGGAGTACTTTGACCGCGAGGCGAAGAAACGAAGGGAGCAGGAGCAGAACCTATGGAGTGAGCCAGGCGACCCGAGCCACTCCGAGAGAGACGATGACCGGATCCTGTACAACCTCATCCAGAACAGGAACCAGACACGCAGGGGCTCGCTG GCACACCGGCGTCTGAGTGTGGACATTGAGGGTATGAGAGATCTGCGTCGGGAGGTCAGAGACAAGTGGAAGATGATCCTGGAGAATTTAG GATTCATGGCGGAGGCGGAGTCTCTGCTGACTGTGTCTGCCAGTGCGTCGTATGACCGTATGAAGAACGCCTCGGCGTCACGCACACTACTGCACACGCTCCACTCTGAGACATCCATCTTTAACACCCGGGAGGCCCCACCTGAGAGATACCTCTTCATCCTG GATCGTCTCATATACCTGGATGCTGCTGAGGACTTCTTGGCGAAGGCGAGACGCTTCTACCCCAAGCGTGatactgatgatgaagatgaggacAACCCATTAGCAGTCAACCTGCCGTTGCTACTGGCCAGAGTGAACCGCACCATGAACAGAGAAGGGAGCGACGATGAGGACAAGAGGCTGGATGAGGAAGATGGGagcggaagagaggaggacaacttCTAG